A genomic region of Ewingella sp. CoE-038-23 contains the following coding sequences:
- the ptrA gene encoding pitrilysin, with protein sequence MLKQLTRVSGLLLLSVFWIPAAWCATDWQPYAQAINKSQNDPRQYQAITLNNGMTVLLVSDSEASKSLAALAIPVGSLEDPDSQLGLAHYTEHMLLMGSKKYPEPESLSEFLKKHGGSHNGSTASYRTAFYLEVENDALQPAVDRLADAIAEPLLDPLNADRERNAVNAELTMARSRDGMRMAQVRAETLNPAHPSARFSGGNLDTLKDKPGSKLHDELTAFYHRYYSANLMVAVIYSNKPLPELAQLAADTFGKIGNHNASVPAITVPTLTEAQKGEIIHFIPAQPRKQLRIEFAIDNNSAAFRSKTDTYISYLIGNRSPNTLSDWLQKEGLADGINAGADPMVDRNQGVFNISISLTDKGLAQRDRVIAAVFSYLNEMRQQGIKKEYFDEIAHVMALDYRYPALTRDMDYVEWLVDTMLRVPVEHVLDSPYLTDQFDPAAIAARLDQLTPQNARYWYISPDEPHNKVAYFVNAPYQVDKLPAATFEQWKQQSQQISLSLPALNPYIPDSLALVNKQGDQTKPKLVVEKKGLRVFYMPSRYFSQEPKANVMVSFRNAQALDNAKNQVLYGLTDYLTGVAFDQLSYQASIGGISFSTSPDNGLQFAATGFTERLPVLLSKLVDSYPDFKPTQEQLDQAKSWYLERLASADKGKAFELALQPVQLVSRIPYTEREEREKLVKGITLEQINAYRESLIHNAAVEIMVIGNMTEPEVKAMSEAIVNKVGVHGSQWWRGSHVEIKKPQKVNIQRQGSSTDCALAAVYIPTGYDEVQSMAYSSLLGQIIQPWFYSQLRTQEQLGYAVFAFPIPVGKQWGIGFLLQSNSKQPQYLYQRYLAFYPQAEKRLRAMKPDEFAQYKQALINEMQQRPQTLDEEADRLGNDFSRGESDFNTRDKVLAVIKSLTQQELADYFHKAVIKMNGLAMLSQVSGNDAKTADYAKPAGFKTYPNTSSIQKTFPHQVNSQ encoded by the coding sequence GCTTACCCGTGTTTCAGGGTTACTGTTGTTATCAGTCTTTTGGATACCGGCAGCATGGTGTGCGACTGACTGGCAGCCGTATGCACAAGCAATCAATAAGAGTCAGAACGACCCGCGTCAGTATCAGGCGATCACGTTGAATAATGGGATGACGGTGCTATTGGTTTCCGACAGCGAAGCCAGTAAATCTCTGGCTGCGTTAGCGATTCCCGTGGGATCTTTAGAAGATCCCGACTCCCAACTCGGTCTGGCACACTACACCGAACATATGCTGCTGATGGGCTCCAAAAAGTATCCCGAGCCGGAAAGCCTGTCTGAGTTTTTGAAAAAGCACGGTGGCAGCCACAATGGCAGCACCGCCTCCTACCGCACGGCTTTTTATCTTGAGGTTGAAAATGACGCGCTACAGCCCGCGGTTGATAGATTAGCGGACGCCATTGCCGAGCCGCTGCTCGACCCATTGAATGCCGACCGTGAACGTAACGCGGTCAATGCCGAGCTGACCATGGCGCGTTCCCGAGACGGCATGCGTATGGCGCAAGTTCGCGCTGAAACCCTAAACCCTGCTCACCCTAGCGCCCGTTTTTCCGGCGGCAACCTTGATACGCTAAAAGATAAGCCAGGGAGTAAATTACACGATGAGCTTACGGCATTTTATCATCGTTATTACTCGGCTAATCTGATGGTGGCCGTGATTTATAGCAATAAACCCTTGCCCGAACTGGCCCAGCTGGCCGCAGACACCTTTGGTAAAATTGGCAACCACAACGCCAGCGTCCCGGCCATTACTGTTCCGACGCTTACTGAGGCGCAAAAGGGTGAGATTATTCATTTCATTCCGGCCCAGCCGCGTAAACAGCTGCGCATTGAATTTGCCATTGATAACAACAGCGCTGCTTTCCGCAGTAAAACTGACACCTATATCAGTTATTTGATTGGCAACCGTAGCCCTAACACCTTATCGGACTGGTTACAGAAAGAGGGGCTGGCTGATGGAATTAATGCCGGGGCGGATCCTATGGTGGATCGCAATCAGGGCGTGTTCAATATCTCAATTTCCCTTACGGATAAAGGGCTGGCTCAGCGCGACAGAGTGATTGCGGCGGTGTTTAGCTATCTGAATGAGATGCGTCAGCAGGGGATCAAAAAAGAGTATTTCGACGAAATCGCGCACGTCATGGCATTGGATTATCGTTATCCGGCGTTAACTCGCGATATGGATTATGTCGAGTGGCTGGTTGATACCATGCTCAGAGTGCCTGTCGAGCACGTTTTAGATTCGCCATATTTAACCGACCAGTTTGACCCTGCGGCTATCGCTGCCCGCCTTGATCAACTGACACCACAGAATGCTCGTTACTGGTACATCAGCCCTGATGAACCCCACAATAAAGTGGCCTATTTTGTGAATGCGCCTTATCAGGTTGATAAGCTCCCCGCCGCGACCTTTGAACAATGGAAGCAGCAGAGCCAGCAAATTTCGCTCTCTCTGCCTGCGCTGAACCCCTACATTCCTGACTCTTTGGCGTTGGTGAATAAGCAGGGCGACCAGACCAAACCTAAGCTGGTGGTGGAGAAAAAAGGCCTGCGCGTTTTCTACATGCCAAGCCGTTATTTTTCGCAAGAGCCCAAAGCCAATGTGATGGTGTCGTTCCGCAACGCTCAGGCGCTGGATAATGCTAAAAACCAGGTATTGTATGGCCTGACGGACTATCTGACCGGCGTGGCCTTTGACCAACTGAGCTATCAGGCCTCTATTGGCGGCATTAGCTTCTCCACCTCGCCAGACAATGGATTGCAGTTTGCAGCCACTGGCTTTACCGAGCGTTTGCCGGTATTGCTTAGCAAGCTGGTGGACAGCTATCCGGATTTCAAACCGACCCAAGAACAGCTTGATCAGGCTAAGTCCTGGTATCTGGAACGTTTAGCGTCAGCGGATAAAGGCAAGGCCTTTGAGTTGGCCCTGCAACCCGTCCAGCTGGTTTCCCGCATCCCTTATACCGAGCGAGAAGAGCGTGAAAAGCTAGTCAAGGGCATCACCCTTGAGCAAATCAACGCCTACCGCGAGAGCCTTATCCATAACGCCGCAGTGGAGATTATGGTGATTGGCAACATGACTGAGCCTGAAGTGAAGGCCATGTCAGAAGCTATCGTCAATAAAGTGGGAGTACACGGTTCTCAGTGGTGGCGCGGCAGCCATGTTGAAATCAAAAAACCGCAGAAGGTCAATATTCAGCGTCAGGGTAGCAGCACGGACTGCGCGCTGGCGGCGGTCTATATTCCGACTGGCTATGATGAAGTGCAGAGCATGGCCTACAGCTCGCTGCTCGGCCAGATTATCCAGCCTTGGTTCTACAGCCAATTACGCACTCAGGAGCAGCTGGGGTATGCCGTGTTTGCCTTCCCAATCCCTGTCGGCAAGCAGTGGGGGATTGGCTTCCTGCTGCAAAGCAACAGCAAGCAGCCACAGTACCTTTATCAGCGCTATTTGGCATTTTATCCTCAGGCGGAAAAACGGCTGCGTGCCATGAAGCCTGACGAATTTGCGCAGTACAAACAGGCGCTGATTAATGAGATGCAGCAGCGTCCGCAAACGCTTGATGAAGAGGCCGATCGCTTAGGCAATGATTTCAGCCGTGGAGAAAGCGACTTTAATACGCGCGACAAGGTGCTGGCGGTTATTAAGAGCCTGACCCAACAGGAGTTGGCGGATTATTTCCATAAAGCGGTGATCAAAATGAACGGCCTAGCGATGCTTTCGCAAGTGTCAGGCAATGACGCGAAAACGGCTGATTATGCCAAACCGGCCGGGTTTAAAACCTACCCGAACACGTCTTCAATCCAGAAAACATTTCCTCACCAGGTAAACAGTCAATGA
- the recB gene encoding exodeoxyribonuclease V subunit beta — protein sequence MTEIIPQKLEPLTLPLTGARLIEASAGTGKTFTLAVLYLRLLLGLGKEAAFPRSLTVEEILVVTFTEAATEELRGRIRSNIHELRIACVRGQSDNPMMMSLMAQIEDLASAAHILLAAERQMDEAAIYTIHGFCQRMLTHNAFESGILFEQTLVQDELPLRRQACADFWRRHCYPLPLDIARVISQEWSGPEALLSDLSPYLHGEMPQLRQPPAEDETIETRHQQILERINSIKQQWLAASADIAAIINDSGVDKRSYSSRYLPVWLENVGLWAAQATEDYQLPKELERFRQSVLLEKTKKGNAPQHGVFDSIDAIFTEPLTLRDLIIARALSEIRFTIQKEKRQRAELGFDDLLSRLDAALHQPGVELLAQAIRSRYPLAMIDEFQDTDPQQYRIFQRLYINQPQCGLLLIGDPKQAIYAFRGADIFTYMRARSEVSAHYTMDTNWRSSVSMVKGVNHLFSQLNNPFVFSQIPFIQVSPAGKNTPLDFELNGQSQPALHFWLQQGEGVGVSDYQQLMARQCAAQIRDWLTAGQNQQAWLVNAKGERSLVQASDITVLVRSRAEAALIRDALSALDIPSVYLSNRDSVFETAEAKDILWLLQAVLTPEHERTLRSAMATGIIGLDALTLDNLSKDERAWDALVDEFDGYRQRWARRGVLPMLKSLIAHRHLAENLLAATGGERRLTDLLHLGELLQEAAAQLDSEHALVRWLAQQIASPDRQSQSQQLRLESDKHLVQVVTIHKSKGLEYPLVWLPFISNFRQQQQGLYHDRSTFSAMLDLNSDEQSKELAEEERLAEDLRLLYVALTRSVYHCSVGIAPLMQGNRKKQGDTDLHLGAMGYLVQKAQAADAAGLVACLSSISNEDVVFSAIESPEQTPWAAPSDELKTLSARQMKRQIQDSWRITSYSGLQQHGTALAQDLLPKLDVEAAGEQQEVVEPQMNAHTFPRGASPGTFLHSIFEEIAFDAEVDDQWLTEKLTAQGLDAEWLPVLKAWIEAILNTPLGEPQMKLSAIDQGKLQSELQFYLPIDSLLQASQLNAVVKHFDSLSARCPSLNFQQVQGMLKGFIDLVFFWEGRFYLLDYKSNWLGDDSSAYTEEAMESAMAEHRYDLQYQLYTLALHRYLGHRLADYDYERHFGGVIYLFLRGVDPEHPGNGVFRRRPSQEFVECLDQLFRGEFVPDEAMLEQARMLEGQL from the coding sequence ATGACAGAGATTATCCCGCAGAAGCTTGAACCGCTGACGCTGCCCCTCACCGGAGCACGGTTGATTGAGGCCTCTGCGGGCACGGGCAAGACCTTCACGCTGGCCGTGCTTTATCTGCGGCTATTGCTCGGGCTGGGCAAGGAGGCCGCTTTTCCCCGCAGTTTGACGGTGGAAGAAATTCTGGTGGTGACCTTTACCGAGGCGGCTACTGAGGAGCTACGTGGCCGTATCCGCAGCAACATTCATGAGCTAAGAATTGCCTGCGTGCGGGGCCAGAGCGACAACCCGATGATGATGTCGCTGATGGCGCAAATCGAGGATTTAGCTTCGGCAGCCCATATTTTGCTGGCGGCAGAACGGCAGATGGATGAAGCCGCGATTTACACCATCCACGGATTTTGCCAGCGAATGCTCACTCACAACGCATTCGAGTCAGGCATTCTGTTTGAACAGACCTTAGTTCAAGACGAGTTACCTTTGCGCCGTCAGGCCTGCGCCGACTTCTGGCGTCGCCATTGCTATCCGCTGCCACTGGACATCGCGCGCGTGATTTCGCAGGAGTGGAGCGGGCCGGAAGCCTTACTCAGTGACTTATCGCCTTATTTGCATGGTGAAATGCCCCAGCTCCGCCAGCCGCCGGCTGAGGACGAAACTATTGAGACGCGTCACCAGCAGATACTCGAACGCATTAACAGCATCAAGCAGCAATGGCTGGCGGCATCGGCTGATATCGCCGCTATCATTAATGACTCCGGGGTCGATAAACGCAGTTATAGCTCACGATATCTGCCGGTGTGGCTCGAAAACGTCGGGTTATGGGCGGCGCAAGCCACTGAAGACTACCAGTTGCCGAAGGAACTTGAGCGCTTTAGACAGTCGGTGCTGTTGGAAAAAACCAAGAAAGGCAATGCTCCGCAGCACGGCGTTTTCGACAGCATAGACGCCATCTTCACCGAGCCTCTGACGCTGCGCGATTTGATTATTGCGCGAGCATTAAGCGAAATTCGTTTCACCATTCAGAAAGAGAAGCGCCAGCGCGCCGAGCTAGGCTTTGACGATCTCTTGAGCCGCCTTGACGCCGCGCTGCACCAGCCTGGCGTAGAGCTGTTAGCACAGGCTATTCGCAGCCGTTATCCGTTGGCGATGATCGACGAATTCCAGGATACGGACCCCCAGCAGTACCGCATCTTCCAGCGCCTTTATATCAACCAGCCCCAGTGCGGGTTGCTGCTTATCGGTGACCCAAAGCAGGCGATTTATGCATTTCGCGGCGCTGATATCTTTACCTATATGCGCGCTCGTTCTGAAGTTAGTGCTCACTACACTATGGACACCAACTGGCGCTCATCAGTAAGCATGGTTAAAGGCGTTAACCACCTGTTTTCCCAGCTGAATAACCCGTTCGTATTCTCCCAAATTCCTTTTATTCAGGTCTCTCCGGCGGGGAAAAATACCCCGCTCGACTTTGAACTAAATGGGCAGAGCCAACCTGCTTTGCATTTCTGGTTGCAGCAGGGGGAAGGAGTTGGAGTAAGTGATTACCAACAGCTGATGGCGCGCCAGTGCGCGGCGCAGATTCGCGACTGGCTGACTGCCGGGCAAAATCAACAGGCGTGGCTGGTGAATGCCAAGGGTGAACGTAGTCTGGTTCAGGCGTCCGATATTACCGTTTTGGTACGCAGTCGGGCAGAGGCGGCGCTGATCCGCGATGCCCTCAGCGCGCTCGACATTCCTTCTGTGTATCTCTCCAACCGCGACAGCGTTTTCGAAACGGCTGAAGCCAAGGACATTTTGTGGCTGTTGCAGGCGGTGCTGACTCCTGAACACGAGCGCACCCTGCGCAGTGCCATGGCCACCGGCATCATCGGCCTTGATGCCCTGACGCTGGATAACTTGAGCAAAGATGAGCGGGCCTGGGATGCCTTAGTCGACGAGTTTGACGGCTACCGCCAGCGCTGGGCGCGGCGCGGCGTGCTGCCCATGCTTAAGTCATTGATTGCTCATCGTCATTTGGCCGAGAACCTGCTGGCGGCAACCGGGGGCGAGAGAAGACTGACCGATTTACTGCATCTTGGCGAGTTGTTGCAGGAAGCCGCCGCCCAGCTTGATAGTGAGCACGCACTGGTGCGCTGGTTGGCGCAGCAAATCGCCTCCCCGGATCGCCAATCGCAGAGCCAACAATTAAGGCTGGAGAGCGATAAACACTTGGTGCAGGTGGTGACCATTCATAAGTCCAAAGGTCTGGAGTATCCGCTGGTCTGGCTGCCGTTTATCAGTAATTTCCGCCAGCAGCAGCAAGGCTTGTACCACGACCGCAGCACCTTTTCGGCCATGCTAGACCTCAACAGTGATGAGCAAAGTAAAGAGTTGGCCGAAGAGGAGCGTCTGGCGGAGGATCTCCGTCTGCTCTATGTGGCGCTGACGCGTTCGGTTTACCACTGTAGCGTGGGCATTGCGCCTTTGATGCAAGGCAACCGCAAAAAGCAGGGCGATACCGATTTACACCTCGGGGCGATGGGCTATTTGGTGCAGAAAGCTCAGGCTGCCGACGCCGCAGGGTTAGTCGCCTGCCTCAGTAGCATTAGCAATGAGGATGTGGTGTTCTCCGCTATTGAATCGCCAGAGCAAACGCCGTGGGCCGCGCCAAGCGATGAGCTAAAAACACTTTCCGCACGCCAAATGAAACGCCAAATTCAAGACAGCTGGCGCATCACCAGTTACTCCGGCCTACAGCAGCACGGCACGGCGTTGGCGCAAGACCTGCTGCCGAAGCTAGATGTTGAAGCTGCGGGTGAGCAGCAAGAGGTCGTTGAGCCACAAATGAACGCCCACACGTTTCCGCGCGGTGCTTCGCCCGGGACCTTCCTGCACAGCATTTTCGAAGAAATCGCCTTTGACGCAGAAGTTGATGACCAGTGGCTGACGGAAAAGCTAACAGCTCAGGGCCTAGATGCTGAGTGGCTACCCGTGCTTAAAGCCTGGATTGAAGCCATTTTAAACACGCCGCTCGGTGAGCCGCAGATGAAACTCAGCGCGATTGACCAAGGTAAATTGCAGTCTGAATTGCAGTTCTACTTGCCTATCGACAGCTTGCTTCAGGCTTCGCAACTCAACGCCGTGGTGAAACATTTCGACAGTTTATCCGCCCGCTGCCCGTCGCTTAACTTCCAGCAGGTGCAGGGCATGCTCAAAGGCTTTATCGACTTAGTATTCTTCTGGGAAGGGCGTTTTTACTTGCTCGATTACAAGTCCAACTGGCTGGGTGATGACAGTAGTGCTTATACCGAAGAAGCGATGGAAAGTGCGATGGCTGAGCACCGCTATGACCTGCAATACCAGCTCTATACGCTGGCGCTCCATCGCTATTTAGGCCATCGGCTGGCCGATTATGACTATGAGCGCCATTTTGGTGGTGTGATTTATCTGTTCCTGCGCGGCGTGGATCCGGAGCATCCGGGTAATGGCGTTTTCCGCCGTCGCCCGTCGCAGGAGTTCGTCGAATGCCTCGACCAACTATTTAGAGGTGAGTTTGTCCCTGATGAAGCCATGCTGGAACAGGCCAGAATGCTGGAGGGGCAGCTATGA
- the recD gene encoding exodeoxyribonuclease V subunit alpha: MNTSVTVKNGSAVDALFEQALLQGALRSLDVQFARMIAGGTQAETEYAALMLAAACLSSEAGSGHVCLHLDQLSPDSLFDSRYPQLAIELWKTAGEPDTEQWLTLLNRHAAVSDGSQPTPMVLQENRLYLQRMWQSEGEVADFFSAEKRLDASLISPLTVDETRLKTILDDLFGHSDSAEIDWQKVAAAVAATRRISIISGGPGTGKTTTVAKLLAALVQLYPQQKLRIQLAAPTGKAAARLTDSLGQASLRLPLSEAERAAFPAEASTLHRLLGAQPGSQRMRYHRGNPLHLDVLVVDEASMVDLPMMARLIEALPAQARVIFLGDRDQLASVEAGAVLGDICRFAEQGYSAERATQLSYLTGCPVAPTEVANAASVRDSLCLLRRSYRFDSASGIGQLAKAVNAGESAAASAVLAQGLPDVTGYPLNETEDFQPLLDACLAGYLPYLQGVRHSASPDSILQDFGRFQVLCALREGPFGVKGLNERIEQLLNRKGLIRRPAVLAGKWYAGRPVMISRNDSALGLFNGDIGIALQSESGELRVYFQLPGGEVKSVQPSRLPAHETAYAMTVHKSQGSEFDHTLLVLPNHFLPVLTRELVYTAITRAKKQLSLYASEKVFNIATRTRTRRRSGLAERLSEQGESSSLNPE; encoded by the coding sequence ATGAACACCTCGGTGACAGTGAAAAATGGTTCAGCAGTAGATGCTCTGTTTGAGCAAGCCTTGCTGCAAGGCGCGCTCAGGTCACTGGACGTGCAGTTTGCCCGCATGATAGCTGGCGGGACGCAGGCAGAGACTGAATATGCCGCGTTAATGCTGGCGGCCGCCTGCCTGAGCAGCGAGGCGGGGAGTGGCCACGTGTGCCTGCATTTGGACCAGCTCAGCCCAGATTCCCTGTTTGACAGTCGTTATCCGCAGCTAGCTATCGAGCTGTGGAAAACAGCCGGTGAGCCGGATACCGAGCAGTGGCTGACACTATTAAACCGCCACGCAGCTGTCAGCGACGGCAGCCAGCCAACGCCGATGGTCTTGCAGGAAAACCGTCTTTATCTCCAGCGAATGTGGCAGAGCGAGGGCGAGGTCGCCGATTTCTTCAGTGCTGAAAAACGTCTGGATGCCTCGCTCATTTCACCACTGACCGTGGATGAAACGCGGCTTAAAACGATTCTGGATGACCTGTTTGGTCACTCAGACTCAGCCGAGATTGATTGGCAGAAAGTTGCGGCGGCGGTGGCGGCTACCCGGCGGATTTCAATCATTTCCGGCGGGCCTGGAACTGGCAAAACCACCACGGTTGCCAAGCTATTGGCCGCGCTGGTTCAGCTCTATCCGCAGCAGAAACTGCGCATTCAACTCGCCGCGCCCACCGGCAAGGCGGCAGCGCGTTTGACCGACTCTCTGGGGCAGGCCAGTCTGCGTTTACCTCTTAGCGAAGCCGAGCGCGCCGCTTTCCCGGCTGAAGCCTCGACATTACACCGATTGCTGGGCGCACAGCCCGGCAGCCAGCGCATGCGTTACCACCGTGGGAATCCGCTGCACCTTGACGTGCTGGTGGTGGATGAAGCCTCAATGGTTGACCTGCCGATGATGGCGCGGCTGATTGAAGCACTGCCCGCGCAGGCGCGAGTGATTTTCCTTGGCGACCGTGACCAGTTGGCTTCGGTAGAAGCAGGGGCGGTGTTGGGAGATATCTGCCGCTTTGCAGAGCAGGGGTATAGCGCAGAACGCGCCACCCAACTGAGTTATTTGACCGGCTGCCCTGTAGCGCCAACCGAAGTGGCTAACGCCGCCAGCGTGCGCGATAGCTTGTGCCTGCTGCGCCGCAGCTATCGGTTTGATTCGGCGTCGGGTATTGGTCAGTTGGCGAAAGCCGTCAATGCAGGGGAGAGCGCCGCCGCGTCTGCCGTGCTGGCGCAAGGCTTGCCGGACGTGACGGGATATCCGCTCAATGAAACTGAGGATTTCCAGCCGCTGCTCGATGCCTGCTTGGCGGGCTATCTTCCTTATCTCCAAGGCGTCAGACACAGCGCATCGCCGGATAGCATTTTGCAGGACTTTGGCCGTTTTCAAGTGCTATGCGCGCTGCGCGAAGGACCGTTTGGCGTAAAAGGGCTGAATGAGCGCATCGAACAACTGCTAAATCGCAAAGGGCTGATCCGCCGACCTGCCGTGCTGGCGGGGAAATGGTATGCCGGCAGGCCGGTGATGATCAGCCGAAATGACAGTGCGCTGGGGTTATTCAACGGTGATATCGGTATCGCCTTGCAAAGCGAAAGTGGCGAGCTGAGGGTCTACTTCCAGCTTCCGGGCGGTGAAGTGAAATCCGTGCAGCCGAGCCGCTTGCCAGCCCATGAAACGGCTTACGCCATGACGGTGCATAAGTCTCAAGGCTCTGAGTTTGACCACACGCTGCTGGTGCTGCCTAACCATTTCCTGCCGGTGCTAACCCGTGAGTTAGTCTATACCGCCATTACCCGAGCTAAAAAGCAGTTGTCGCTTTATGCCAGTGAGAAGGTGTTCAACATCGCGACCCGCACGCGAACTCGCCGCCGCAGCGGGCTGGCGGAACGGCTGAGCGAACAGGGCGAGTCGTCCTCTCTCAATCCTGAGTAG
- the argA gene encoding amino-acid N-acetyltransferase, whose product MKERSTELVQGFRHSVPYINAHRGKTFVVMLGGEAIEHENFTNIVNDIGLLHSLGIRLVVVYGARPQIDENLAEHNYEPIYHKNTRVTDARTLELVKQAAGLLQLDITARLSMSLNNTPLQGAHINVVSGNFIIAQPLGVDDGIDYCHTGRIRRIDEEAIHRQLDSNAIVLLGPVAVSVTGESFNLTSEEVATQLAIKLKAEKMIGFCSSQGVIDEDDNIISELFPNDAQARIDTMEASGDYQSGTVRFLRGAVKACRSGVRRSHLISYQEDGALVQELFSRDGIGTQIVMESAEQVRRATINDIGGILELIRPLEQQGILVRRSREQLEMEIDKFTIIERDNLTIACAALYPFPEERIGEMACVAVHPDYRSSSRGEMLLKRVASQAKQMGLDRLFVLTTRSIHWFQERGFQPAEVDVLPIQKQEMYNYQRRSKILLTEL is encoded by the coding sequence GTGAAGGAACGTAGTACTGAATTGGTTCAGGGTTTTCGCCACTCGGTTCCCTACATTAATGCACACCGTGGCAAAACGTTCGTTGTCATGCTGGGCGGCGAAGCCATTGAGCATGAGAACTTTACCAACATCGTCAATGATATCGGGCTGTTACACAGTCTGGGCATTCGTTTGGTGGTGGTTTACGGCGCTCGCCCGCAGATTGATGAAAATCTGGCGGAGCATAATTATGAACCTATCTACCATAAGAATACCCGCGTCACCGACGCCCGTACCCTCGAATTAGTCAAGCAAGCGGCGGGTTTATTGCAGCTCGACATCACCGCCCGCCTCTCCATGAGCCTGAATAATACGCCACTTCAGGGCGCGCATATTAATGTGGTCAGCGGTAACTTCATCATCGCCCAGCCTTTGGGGGTCGACGACGGTATCGACTACTGCCATACCGGCCGTATTCGCCGTATTGATGAAGAAGCGATCCACCGCCAACTCGACAGCAACGCCATTGTGCTGCTTGGGCCGGTTGCCGTTTCCGTTACGGGTGAAAGCTTCAACCTGACCTCCGAAGAGGTGGCGACCCAGCTTGCAATCAAATTGAAAGCAGAAAAAATGATTGGCTTCTGCTCGTCTCAGGGCGTGATCGACGAAGACGATAATATTATTTCGGAACTGTTCCCGAACGATGCGCAGGCTCGAATCGACACCATGGAAGCCAGTGGCGATTATCAGTCCGGCACCGTGCGCTTCCTGCGTGGGGCAGTCAAAGCCTGCCGCAGCGGCGTGCGCCGTAGCCATCTGATCAGCTATCAGGAAGACGGCGCCCTGGTTCAGGAGCTGTTCTCCCGCGACGGTATCGGTACGCAAATCGTGATGGAAAGTGCCGAACAGGTGCGCCGTGCGACAATTAACGATATCGGCGGCATTCTTGAGCTGATTCGCCCGCTGGAGCAGCAGGGTATTTTGGTGCGCCGCTCCCGCGAGCAGCTAGAGATGGAAATCGATAAATTCACTATTATTGAACGCGATAACCTGACCATCGCCTGCGCCGCGCTCTATCCGTTCCCAGAAGAGCGTATTGGCGAAATGGCCTGCGTGGCGGTGCATCCCGACTATCGCAGCTCGTCACGCGGCGAAATGCTGCTGAAACGCGTCGCCAGCCAGGCGAAGCAAATGGGGCTGGATCGCCTGTTTGTGTTAACCACTCGCAGCATCCACTGGTTCCAGGAGCGCGGTTTCCAGCCGGCTGAAGTAGACGTCCTGCCAATCCAGAAACAGGAAATGTACAACTATCAGCGCCGCTCCAAAATTCTGCTGACCGAGCTTTAA